Within Bactrocera oleae isolate idBacOlea1 chromosome 6, idBacOlea1, whole genome shotgun sequence, the genomic segment TCAGTTTACCTTCCCGAAATTTGCATATGCTTGAATTTCAAATGTCTATCCATAGCCGTAAGCACTGCATCCAATGCCAGATGTATATCCTTACAGATTTCAAATCGGAACAGGTGGTAGAGGTCATTCAaaacctaaaattaaaaaaaaagtttaatgttaCTAACATGACTGAATGTGTACTTATGCCTGCAACTCTTACACTCAACACTTACCCTCGTTAGAATTATTGGCCTGTCGTGGTAATACCTTGCCGCAGTAAGAATTTGATCTTCATTGGCGTCACCCGCGATcttcaagtatatatacataaatatatttactataatatgcatatatatttttggatttaataaatttctataCCTCAATCGCCGGTATATCGTGACGTTTGCAAGCAGAATGCGCCGTATGATAGAGACCCAAAAACTGCAATGGCCGCTCTATCCGCGATTCCAGACCCGGTATGTCGGTGCGCAATTTAAAATTCGATACTTTTGTTGCCACCCCATTGCCCGCTAGATTTGTACCCGAAATATCTAAGTGCGTAAGTTCTCGTAAGTTATTCATTATCATTTCCAATGTTTGGTCGGGTAAATCGTAGGTTCCATGTCCATTGCCCGAATTGCTGATTGAAATGTCCAATGTACGCAATCGGCGCAACAAGCAAATTGCTTGCAATTGATTAGCAATTGGCCacacattaaataatattaacgtATGCAGTTGTGGCAGGTTAGCTAGCGCTTCCAAACTGAAACCCACTAATATGCAGTTATTCAAATCGAGATGGGTCAGTTCGAGCAGACAATTTAGTTGTAAGCCATTATGCACCACTACACGCTTTAAAGCTAATCGGCGAAGGTGCGGGCAATTGAATTCAAAATCTACGGGTTCTTTCTCATTCGGCTCAGAATTCTGCAGCATGTGTGCGCTAATACCGAGTTCTAACGAGCGTAGCCCTTCACCGTACAACGTTAGCAGCTGGGCCGATTGCACATTTATTTGATTACAGTACCATATCGTAAGGGAATACAACTTGTGGCGCATAATTATCTCCAAACCTGTGTAGAAGAATTAGTGAAATtcttttaattaatgaaaataaatttattaaatatataaaaaccgtGTTTTTGGTTTCCCCCGttacaaacaaacaataaatctagtcaatttttttattagttcttTAAAACTAACGCATTAAAGTTCAaacgtttatatgtatgtttgtatgtaatgtaaaacaaatttttgcaaaattaaatgccTATCCTTGGCTTTTACATTTCACAGCGGTTAGAAAGTGGTTTACGTTGATATTTTAATATGccatgttcatatgtatatatatttataagtgtaccaatttataaatgaaaaacaagTTTCGCATAACTGCATTATTCTTATTAGAAGGTCAGTGACGTTTTATTCAAATTCATTTCCAACTTAATCAATTAATCAATTAAGTTGAACCGCTATCTAAAGTATTTGCATGAAACATATATACGAtcatatatgtgcatgtgtgtacatacatatgtatatgtgatgcATGTTTTAGATGTAACGTATTTCGTCAttgattgcattttttaattacatacaagATAAATGTACTTACAAAACGTAATAGTGCAATGAAGTTGCTGCATTTCTTACCTGTATTAGTCAAAGCACTATTTCTCAAGTGCACAATTTTTAACGATGTTCGTGTCCTatcctcaaaaatatttatcacatCATCACACAATTGTGGACGAAAACGTTGGCATGCTTTTAACAGTCGATCGCAAATGTCATTTGGAAGAACGATGCCCTCATTTAGTTGACGTAGGGTGCCACACATGTTGGGTGAACTTATTACATCTAAgttttcacatatatatttataaacgatATCTTGTAGTGACATTGGGTCTTCATCGAGAAGCCCATTTTCCTTTAAACGAATTTTGCCACTCATTTCAAGGCGTGGCGAAAATATATGTGATGACGGCACTAGGTTTTAGCTTGACCGATTCGATGGTTGCAAGGATCTGTAAGTAAAAAGGCAACAGATTAACTAGTCAAAATCATATGATGTTTTAATGTAATGTTATCGAAAACAGAGATACTCATTTCAATGGTTAACAGCTTTATAAACCATTGGTGTAATGCGAGTATTTACAGCTTAAGATAATTTAGTCCGTTTCTTTAAGCTTTTCTGCATTATAATCATACAGactaaatgcaaaatattttcgacTTTTACAGCAAttagatttcaaaaaaaaatttgcaggtATTGTTTTGAATTAAAAGGGGTCTCcccataaaaaaatatgtaaataagtaatgcatTATCAAAAACAGTTTAAGGCCTTCACTACTACGTAaacaaaatttactattttaatatCACTTATTCAAAAGAAAGCAATATTGATTCAGTTTTACTTTGGACCACAAAATAACAAACTTCTAGATTCCTTTTTTCTAATAATGTTTCTTGTACATTCGTCGATTTTCCACAACTTCGCAACTGACTATATTTATAcactatattttcattttttctgtAGTTTCtagttttgtgaaaattaatataaagaattcaACACTTTTTGCGCTTTTTCTAGGTACTCCGACTTTAAAATTTAcctactttttaaataaatttaatttgtccTCGAATTGAAggaagtgaaattttttattatatttcgttttttatttttgtttgacgtTTGATCTGTCAGAAATCATATGGCAAGTTTGTATAAAAATCTTAGGGTGCATTCAGTGAATGCTCTTTCAACCAGATTGCCGGCCGACAATttgttaattaatatattttagtcgtacaatttttttatttaaatattcggcCTTTCAAAATTAACGCATTTGACATAAAAGAAATTGTAACGGATCTGTAGCTCAATAAGCAAAACTGGAATTGTATCTCTGTTTTGGACTAAAGCCGAAATTTGGATATCGAAAAAAAGCAGTAAGTTAACTAATAACAACAATTCATACGAATATAGTACGAACTAGTATGTATgcttgaaaattttcagaccatttaaaaaagaaaaacaataatttgatttaagatatttctaaaaaaaa encodes:
- the LOC106618545 gene encoding protein zer-1 homolog, giving the protein MSGKIRLKENGLLDEDPMSLQDIVYKYICENLDVISSPNMCGTLRQLNEGIVLPNDICDRLLKACQRFRPQLCDDVINIFEDRTRTSLKIVHLRNSALTNTGLEIIMRHKLYSLTIWYCNQINVQSAQLLTLYGEGLRSLELGISAHMLQNSEPNEKEPVDFEFNCPHLRRLALKRVVVHNGLQLNCLLELTHLDLNNCILVGFSLEALANLPQLHTLILFNVWPIANQLQAICLLRRLRTLDISISNSGNGHGTYDLPDQTLEMIMNNLRELTHLDISGTNLAGNGVATKVSNFKLRTDIPGLESRIERPLQFLGLYHTAHSACKRHDIPAIEIAGDANEDQILTAARYYHDRPIILTRVLNDLYHLFRFEICKDIHLALDAVLTAMDRHLKFKHMQISGSATLFYIVKGRDHSKFGTTLRYHIIRTLLNGMETHLTDDTMLRNGYLTFTQFQMPSDVLLVYERLIKVLLHGVSKTAQEGFVQRIAIYLLNSLACQVDGKQKLFLGELGVVGTMLSLIKDRLTRSVFDDVMEVAWSTMWNVTDETAINCRRFLKGRGMEYFLKCLRTFPDRDELLRNMMGLLGNVAEVKSLRPKLMTQEFIEVFRNLLVSASDGIEVSYNAAGVLAHIASDGPEAWTIPSPSRDSVLIRLVEAIRRWDIRSGRNINYRSFEPILGLVRCYETPQCQHWAVWALANLTQVYPDKYCQLVKEEHGIEILTELIQDPRPYEDIKLIARKVIEKCTH